A segment of the Leptolyngbya sp. NIES-3755 genome:
CGTTTGGCGAGGGCAACTGAGATGTTGCAACTGGTCGTGGATTTACCAATACCGCCTTTTCCGTAAACTGCGAGTTTCACTCTAAGGTCTCCTGTCTCTGAAGGGCTGAGCGCGGATACGTCTCTGTTTGCATTGTTGTTGATCTTGTAGGTTCTGCCTAGTGGTTGAAAGAAGAGTTTACATCGATAGACAAAGAGAAGAGGTCGCATGAATCGAATTATCAAATGAATTCAGTGAGATCGGGGCTGGAACCGAAATAAAGAGTATGAGTAATATTTACAAGCTTATTTTTGCAGAAATCAGAACAATAAACAAAATAACTAAAAGCCTTGTATTGTCGTTTGAATCAATGTTTTGTCTACGATGTAGGCTTTGGTTTGAGTCGATCGAGAACTTGATTCGCTGCGGTTCGATCGACTTATGCTCCCTAAATCCCCTAAAACGGTGGACTTTGAAGAGAATTAACTATCTGTGGTGAAGTTGAATCTTATTAAGAATCATCAAACTTTTGGAAATCAGAGCACTAGCGCACGATCGTTCTCGAATTTGGTAATTTCGATTGGGGTGGCACAGCAGGCGGAGTATTCGGTAGCTTAGAACGAAAAATTAGTAGCGGAATGCTGAGGGTTCCTAAAATCATTACTACAGCAGTTACAACCCAAATCGCTAACCGACTGGGACGATAATCACCACGTTCAATCTGACCGAGCACTCGATTGTATCGACATGCAGCGATCGCAATAATTACGATGCCAAACACAACTAAACTAATCCCTAAATTCTCTGAGTTCAGAAGCGTGTCTGCGGGCGGCTCTTGCGGGGTGAGGGTGCGCTGTAATTGT
Coding sequences within it:
- a CDS encoding hypothetical protein (similar to AA sequence:cyanobase_aa:alr2802) codes for the protein MKEPKIDRQREHQANERTFLAWLRTSIALIGFGFAIARFGLFIQQLQRTLTPQEPPADTLLNSENLGISLVVFGIVIIAIAACRYNRVLGQIERGDYRPSRLAIWVVTAVVMILGTLSIPLLIFRSKLPNTPPAVPPQSKLPNSRTIVR